The genomic interval ATGTGGGACTCAAGGCCTGGCTGGCCTGTCTGGGAGCTTTCTGTGGCATCTACGCCTCCTTTGGATACATTAACGTAGTCGGCATGTTCGAAGCCTTCTATCTCACTAACCAGCTCAGCAACTATTCTGCATCGACCGTTTCATGGATCACCTCCCTGCAAATCTTCCTTCTGGTGGCTGGAGGTCTGCTGTTTGGCCCCGTTGCCGAGCGATATGGACCCCGATACCTTGCCGGCGTGGGAACCTGTTTCGTCGTTCTCGGAGtcttcaccacctctgCATCTACAAAGTACTGGCACTTTCTGCTTGCCCAGGGTATCTGTACTTCGCTGGGAAACTCCATGCTGTACTACGCATCTCTTCTGGGTGTCTCCACCTGGTTCAAGGCCAAGCGAGGTTTCACCCTGGGTATTGCGGTTGCGGGCTCATCCATTGGAGGTCTGACTATGCCCTTCATGTTCTCCGAGCTCGAGCCTCGAATCGGCTTCCCCTGGACCGTGCGAGCCATTGGTTTTGTTCTGCTGGGCATGGCGCTCATCTGCACCGTCACCATCTCTTCTCGAATCCCCGCTAACCCCAAActgcctcttctggacatcaagaaggatctGATTGCGCCCTACAAAAATATGCACATCTGGCTGCTGACCGCTGGCATCTTCATGACCTTCTGGGGCTTGTTTGTGCCCATTGGATACATGTCTGTCCAGGGCCAGAGCAACGGCATGTCTCCCCGAGTCTCCTTCTACCTGATTTCCATTTATAATGGCTGCTCCGTGGTAGGACGAATTCTTCCTGGAATCATTGCTGACCACGTTGGAGGCTTTAACATGCACGCCTTCTGCACCATTCTGTGCTCCGTCTTCATCTTCGCGCTGTGGATTCCAGCACGAACCAACCCTCCCATCATCGCCTTTTCCGCTGTCTTCGGTATCATTTCAGGCTCTTCCATCTCCCTGTTCCCTGCCCTGGTCGGTATGGTGACTCCTGTCGCTGAGGTTGGCCGACGACTAGGCatggtctccttcttcgTCGCCTTTGCCTGTCTGACCTGTATGCCCATCGCTGGTCAGattctgctcaaggacaacgGTTCGTTTGACGGCTGCCAGGCCTGGGCCGGAGTGTTCATGTTCTGTGGAGGTGtcaccatcttcatcaCGAAACTAACCATTCCCGGAAAGACTTGGAAGTCTCGATTTTAGCATGGCAATGAGAAGGACAGCAGATTGAACGGCACTGGTAGTTCCAGGCTGCTCAATCTTGCACAAGGATAATAGATGCTATACTCGGCGGAGCTAGCAGGTagaataataataaaagATCATgatacctacaagtacaagtagcaaaTTGAATGTACAGTGGtgaagagatggagacTGTCGTATAtatagtacaagtacttacAAGTGCACctatctacaagtagtgacAGCAAAATCACCCACTGACTCACTTACTCTTCAGTCCGCCTTAcagagtatgtacagtacatatatACCGTATCTTTCCGCGTGAACAATGTCACAGTAAATTCAAGGGTatgatacaagtagacaGTCGCCAGTAAACGGAATGGAACTACACCTCGGTAACCCAGATTAACCCTGAGATATATACAACTTCTTCTGCAGGGTGCACTATTAAGTCTGGACATACTttcttgtacaatactgcCATCATTCAGTCCATTAATACGCCCCCACTAGCACTTACTCAACCACTCAACGCTCTCTGTTACTGGCCAATACATGCTACCGTACACTAACGCAACCGCTTAGTGTGTTTCCTTAGTTGTCGCAGTAGTGAAAAGGACTACTCTGTGATTCTGGAACCTGGCCAACATCCGGCAACAGCCTGAGAATGTGGTATAGAGCACGATCCTTTAGTTGGTATTTGCTATGGTATTGAACGAGCGACAGTATCACTCTGGACCCATCTTGGGGACAGGCCGTCCTCAGCTGGCTcattgtatgtacaagtacgtcGCTAGATGAAGTCCTACCCATTTTCCAGTAGCCTTTCTCAAACTTATATCCATCCCTATGCCCGTGTTTACTCACATGGCCGTGGTCCCCACACTTTCTGCTCCAGCAACCTCGCGTAAAGGGTCAGCTGAAACAGGTTTATCGTTAGAGTCGAAATGAAGCTCGTGGATTAGAGGTCGAGACAACCATCACGCGTCGAAGAGAGGCTGAGGTTTGGTCCGACCCCACCGTTCCTCTGTCGGCTTTCATTCTCCAACCAATGTAAACTTGACCCGATTCCCACCACATGTCACGTGCAGATCAGTCCTAGCCTCTATAACAAGCATCTGGTGCTTCCTGTGAAATCTTCCCTCGCTATTTGCTCTCACTTGCCCACCATCCTTGCTCATCTTGCCTGGTGGAATGTACAGTCGGTACGCACTTCAAGGTTTCATTAAAGCAGGTTAAACCACAGCTAACCTTGTGTTTAATGATGCGGTGAGAATGTGCACCAAGTATACATGACGAATATCTGAAGTGCCACAACGGACCTAACAATGTCTGGCGACAACAAAAAATAGGCAGCACAAACGAGGTCATCACGACTGACTAAGCACACTAATGACCCTTCAGATACAACCCCACTCAagctcctccaaacacTAATGCGCCGTGCGTCCCCACAGTACTCACCAAAGAGGAATAGTTACTGGGGTTTGTAGGTGTTTGAGCTAGAGTCTTACCCCTGGGAGAGCTTCGACGGTGCGtctgctacagtacgagtacaagtgcgtCTGCTGCATAGTGTCTAAAAGAAAACGACAGATGAATTGACCGCCAGCGCGAGAACAtgttttttatgttttttaGTGGATCGGTCCAATTTCACAAAGAATGACGTCTGACACATGTCGCCAAGTGTGTCTGCTGCACCTGCGATGGGGTTAGAGAACAAGGAACGACGGACAAGCGACctctcgtactcgtactcgaaCATACAATGTTCCGAACACGCGCGGAATCTGTGCCTCTTTTGTCTCTCTCTGTTGTCAGTCGTGTCTCCCATATGACCAAATCTGAGTTGATAGTGAGCGACACCTGGAGCTTACGCTTTTCGAGCTTAGTCGAAATACAGGTTTTTCTCGACACGCTAGACTGAGCTTGTTTCACAGCCAGTGCGGAATGTAATAAAGAGCCATCTTGTGTGGTCGAGATAGAGGTACAGTAAAATgcagaaaaagaaaaccGTCAACGAGGTCGAAAAGGGCAATCTGGGCGGACCCCCTCGGAATAGGGCCGGGCTGCAGAAGGGTCGGAAAAACggcttcttcttcggaTAATTGATCCGACAGCTTCCTCCAGTGTTCGGTGGTCCCTGGAGCAGCACATTGTGCAGCCCAAGTGCACGTCTGCAGAGTTGTGCTTTCCCTATCGGCTTCTTTCCGGCACGCCCAAGGAAATACGGCTGCTATATGAGTTGAAATTTGGAAACAGATGTGGTGAGATTTCGCAGCAGTCGTCTTTTAATCAGCTCCGTTCATTCAACCACAGCATTGGTGCAATTCCAAGAGCCGTAGggtctacagtatgtactgctcATCTCTTGGATGTGCCACCGGAAGCATCGGACTCACCAAACTCACATCGATACCAATGACAATCTCTGATCTTGAGTTTGAACGTTGAGTATATCAGGTGATGTCACACATGACGGTAGGCCTATTCGGAGACCACGGCTGTAGTCGTCTCGGCTTGGGGAGTCGGCTGGTTGTTTCCAAAACATGTTGGGACCACTGCATCGCCATCTACAGCTCCGATCGCGTCCCAGATCGAGAAAAGGTTCCATTTAACGAAGCAGAGATATCTAAGCAAAAAGACAACCTCATGGCTTCCTTTACGCTTCCGTTGCATTTCCACATAGGGCTAATTCGGATGGCTTCCAAGGGTGCGGGAGCCCAAACTATACTGGTGGGCCACCTAGGATGGGGAAAGTAGCTACTTCTAGTGCGAGAGACGCGGCTGGAGCCGAGGTTGGTGCTAAACTGAGAGAATCGAAATTGAAATCAAATCTCGAACGCGACTTGGCCTTTCTGCCGCTGCTCTCGGGCCAGAGGCCCCCCAGCACACGCCGTTGTGGTCCTTGTAGTTGCTGCATTCAGGCTCTCCCATCACACAATCCACCATCCCAGCGTATCGAAAGGCAAATTAAATGCCGCATGCGTTGGTGAAACAGCTGGGAATACGGTCTCACGGAAGCACGGCGACTGAACTGCtgtgctggaggagaggTGCTGACCGAGTGCTGGTGTGGATGTCTTGTCTGCCAGCCTCGATCTCACATCTGTGGCGTGCACCACGCATGTCGTATATACTGTTGCAATGGCCTGGCTCGTCTCACGGCTTCTGCAGAAAGTCGACCTTTGGACTAGCAAACATGATATTCAAGACTGCACCATAGTGGCACTTGTATCCTAACTAGTGCGTTGAGGAAGACACTATGTAGTCTCTGTCTTTGCACACCCGGGCCGATAGCCGATGAGGCTCGCTCGCTCTCCCTCTCTCGCTCTCGATGGTGGATGTGAGCCAACGGCGACCGGCGAGTTTGGCGACacagcctcggcctcgtgTGCCAGCCCAACTCAACTCTACCTGCTTTCATTTATCTGAACGGTAAAGGGCGAAATGAAAAAAGAGCAAAACGGAATACAACAAAAGGTCCGGTCGCTACTTACCGCTTAAAGGGCTCCTTGCAGCCCTCATGTGCACTTGACTTTGCGGTAAAAGTTTGCGCTTGAAAACAGAGCTACATGTGCCAGGTGCTGGGTAGGGGGTGGCAATGTAGCGTGCCGAGACGTGGGTCGGTTCTAATGGCGTGCACGCTCCCCGCGGTGACCGCGTGTGGATGTCTGTGCGACCTTcctttctctttcttcCATTTCCATGCGAAAATCGTAGCTTTATCAGCCGTCCTATACCTCTTTCTGGTGTTACAGTGGTTAACCTTGAGTGCTCGACATTGTCTCTTGTATTTTGTTTGTTTTAAACTCAGCATGTCATAAATAGCGCACAAAAAAGGTGTTAGCGACAGGTCTTAGATACGAGCGTGTGGTTGTGAGTGTGAAGGGGCTAGCCGCCCGTTCGACTTATTTTTTTGGACGCAAAAGCAACACACGCACATCCTGCGGAAACCTGGGAATCTCCCCGTGCCCCCCACGGCCACCCAGTCACCCCATTTATACCCACCTTACTTTGGGTCAAGAAAAGATCGACAGAGTTTTGCTCTCTCAAACTTACCCCGCTGCTTTACGCTAATTTAGATTAGCGCATGTGCAGTCGAGTCGAGACCGTTTGGTCTACGTCATGATCGTGACTTGACTTGTCGATAATTGCACCACCGTCTCTTGCAACACAAAACCTCGCCCATACCTCTCCTGGCGTTAGTCGTGCCCCGCACCCGCAGCATCCATGAACGACTTTGAAGACGACCAGAAACATAAGGCAAGAACCGAGCCCTCGGGCCAGCCGCCCAAGAAACGGTCAAGAGTCACATTTTCGTGTCTTATTTGCCGTAAACGAAAGATGAAGTGCGACCGCAATCTGCCGTGCTCCACCTGCAAGGCCGCCAACGCCGCCCATCTCTGTCGCTATGACATGAACCGCAGCGCGTCGCCCCAGGACAGAGACATGCCCATCCCCAGCGACGAGTCCATGGTGGCACCAACGAGCGctcctggaggaggaagcgCGGCCAACTCGGGCTCCAAGAAGCCCCGTGGCCGGCCCAAGAAGTCTGTCGCCGAGCTCACCAAGATGCACCAGCAACTGCTGGAACAgaacgagctcaagggcgAGACCAAAGAGCTGAAGGACGTGGTCAAGCAGGAGTTCCAGTCTCTTCCtccccagcaacagcaacacatcccccaacagcagcagcagcagcagcagcaccaacagcaacaaACCATGCGACATGTcccccagcaacagcaacagcacATGCCCCAGCAAGCacatcaacaacagcagTTCCACGCGCTCAaccaacatcaacaccagcacctgcaacagcagcaccacGCTCAGCAGCATCACAAGCCCAACGGCCTAACCATCAATACAAACGACCCTGCTACGCCCGTCAACCAAGCGGTGCGAAAATCGTCCGCAGCCTCAGCCACTCCGGGCAGAACGCCCCCCAACGAAAACTCGCCTCGACGTGGATCGGCCAAGAAACACCTGCCGCCGATCGGAGATACGCCCTCGCCGTCCATGTCGTCGCCGTCCTCCGCATTCAAATCGTCGGCTGACATGCTGCACCAGGTGGTCACCCGGACcgccacagacaccaaaTATATTGGCATTTCGTCGAAATTCTCGCTGTGCATGAAGCCCGCGCGCCAGCAGTTGTTTGGACccttctcgtccatgtccttcttttcggAAAACGAGCACCTGCAGCGGTTCTCCAAACAGGTGtacgaggccaagaaacAAAACTacatcaaggacaagaacgcACCTGTACTTATGCGCCACAAAAACATATTTACCGACTTGCCGCAAAAGTACCGGGTCGGCCGAGGCTCGTTTGTAGGGGCTGGCAGCCATTACGGAGGCACCAGTGCGCCGGGAAGCACAAACAGCCACGCCAATGGCGGCGGTGCTTTCAATGCGGCTGCGTCGCCCATGGACAAGACTCCGGCCTCCACCTCGTCATCTTGCTCGACCATGGACTGTGGAGACATTTCCAAGTCTTTCCCATTTGACTCGCCGAACGGTATCTACGAGGTACTGGAGCTAGTCCCTCCCAAGCCCCTGACGTACTTTCTGGTCGACAAGTATATGAACTCGGTCAACCGGTTCTTCTACACGGTCATTCCCAAATCCTTCTACGAGTGTCTCGACGAGTTTTTCATCCAGAAGCAGCGCATTCTGAACCGAGAGATCCCCGCCACTGTCAAGACTGTCGATCTGCGACAGGTGGCCCAGATTTTGCTGATTCTGCGTCTGGCTCGAATTACGCTCCCTTTTGACTGGGTGGTTCCCGAGTACCTGGTAGGTGGCAACTCTAACAGCACAACTGGCGGTTCAAACAATGACGGCTCCTCCGCCTCGTCTCCTCCTGCCTCGGCAGACACCTCGGACGTGTACCTTGGAGCCGGGCTTTCTCAGATTGCCGAAAACTGCCTCAACCACATCGGCTATCTGCGAAAGGCCAACCTGCGGGTACTCCAGGTGCTATGTTTGCTCAAAATCACGGCCATGTGCGATCCCGACGCCGGCGACTCGGCCGACGGCTGCGACTCGTGCAACCTCACCGGTCTGATCATCCAGATCTCAATCTCTATGGGGCTGCATATGGACCCCAGCCACTTCTCCAAGGTGTCCCCAACCATTGCTCATCTGTGGAGAATGCTGTTTGGTTTCATTGTCACTCTGGACGCCCATCGATCCATGGAGCTGGCTCTGCCTCCCTCTCTGCCTCTGGAGTGTTCGGATACCGACATTCTGTTCGAGCGACACTCTCTGCCCGATGACCTGCTGTCACCCGGCGAGGAGCAGCACATTTACCATCGACGAAAGCAGCTGCGATGGGCCTTCATTTCTCTAGATGTGGTTCGGGGACTGCTGCGAACAACAGTGCATGTTACTCCCGATGGAATGGGCACCTCTCCACAGGCCATGGGCAAGGAGTACTTCGATGCCATTGAGCGCAAGCTGGAAGCATTTGAGAACGACATGAACCCTTACTACGAGGAGATCCTGTCGGCTCTACAGGCACCCGAGTCCCGAGACAGCGACTACCGCACCGTGGACGGCCATGCTGCCGCCCAGCGGCTGTCTCTGTACATGACACTAGTGCGTCTCCGTCTTGGCTACTACCTGTGTGCCGGCAACTTTATGGACGCCGCCGAGGTCAAGACCAAGGTGGTTACGTGTGCTCTTAAGATGTGCGATATCATGCAGGCTGCTATGGAGCGACCTCATCTCTTCTCTGGGTTCATGTGGTATGTGCATTTCGTCAACCTGCGAAACTTCACCTTCTCGTTTGGTACTTGCATTTCTGCATACCTGAACGAGATCAACACTCGACGAGCCGAGCGCGACATGCCCATCATTACTCCTGCCGTCAACCGAAAGTACAATGACATGACGTTTGACTATTCGCCCGACAAGATCCGAGATCCCAAGCGGTTGATTCAGGCTGCCATCAGAACTCACCGATGGGTCCGATCTCTTTCGCAGCGGTACTATGTTGCCTGGAAGTGTCATGCCGTCATTGTCGGTCTTCTTCGAGGTGCTCGTCTGGAGGTTCTCGCCCAGTACATTGACGCTCAAGAGTACAAGcggctggagaaggagggccACCGGGACAACACGTTTGTGGGTCCTTACGCGCCTCAAATGCGAGAGCCCACAACCATGTCGGTTACCAAAAACGACTGGGGTCGAGACATCACGTCGGAGAACTACGACCGAGAGCAGAGCGAACTTCGAGCTGCCGAGGAGCGTGCCAACcgccaaggtcaaggcccGGAGTCTATGTCTGCTCCTGCAGCGCAGTCTCAGGACCAGATTGGCCAGGgcaaccagcagcagcagatggagTGGCAGGGTGACAACAACATGTTTCAGAACAACGGTCTGATGGAGCCTCCCTTTCTAGAGGACCCGATCATTGACGACCCCACCTTTGATACCCTGGGCTCGACTCTGGGGCTTCCGTCGCTTATTGCCGAAGAGTGGGCCAACATTGAGGACTCGCTCTTTGATGATCTTAACTCGTCGCGGTTCTACATGTCCATGGACCAGAATTTTAACAACACCTCCACCGCCACTGACAACTATGAGGTAACTTCGCCCTCCCAGATAGTCGGATTCTTCTAGTTGATTGGTGGTTATTTatttgtacagtaatgtGATAATAGACAATTGAACATGttattgtattgtatacacttgtagctactgtagtgtagAAACTGACGATCACTGTTTCGTAATAGACTACGTTTTAAGCAGTCAGTTATTGATGATGGGTACTTCCAAAGAGGTATAGTAATGGACTTCATTAATTGGTGGTTAAGAGAAATCAAATGCCTCATTATTCAAGTGCAGCACCCACTGATAGCCAAGACATTGAAGCTATTAATCGTCATGTAAACCCTGGCGTGAAAGGCTCTCCAGCCCCCCGGCTATCGATACATGTCCGTTAAAATCCGTCCTTGTATTTAGTTTCATTTTATCGACGACATTTGCGCGCATGCGCTATCTAAAGGCTACAAGCACAGTatatacgagtacaagcagctgcaaTCCAGTATACAGTCGGCACAACCTTCACGTGTGAGCGGGCTGAACCGGTGGAGACAGCTGCTGAAAAGTGGAGCGAGTGCAGAGACTTTGGCCGCCGGTGGCGATAGTGAATTATGTG from Yarrowia lipolytica chromosome 1F, complete sequence carries:
- a CDS encoding uncharacterized protein (Compare to YALI0F17446g, weakly similar to uniprot|Q08777 Saccharomyces cerevisiae Chromosome XV reading frame ORF YOR306C or uniprot|Q08268 Saccharomyces cerevisiae Chromosome XV reading frame ORF YOL119C), giving the protein MSQLPPSPGSDIVPMAATVELEKEKEDASEEDAFKSEKSEPEETTEPVPNPMAGLPPPDVGLKAWLACLGAFCGIYASFGYINVVGMFEAFYLTNQLSNYSASTVSWITSLQIFLLVAGGLLFGPVAERYGPRYLAGVGTCFVVLGVFTTSASTKYWHFLLAQGICTSLGNSMLYYASLLGVSTWFKAKRGFTLGIAVAGSSIGGLTMPFMFSELEPRIGFPWTVRAIGFVLLGMALICTVTISSRIPANPKLPLLDIKKDLIAPYKNMHIWLLTAGIFMTFWGLFVPIGYMSVQGQSNGMSPRVSFYLISIYNGCSVVGRILPGIIADHVGGFNMHAFCTILCSVFIFALWIPARTNPPIIAFSAVFGIISGSSISLFPALVGMVTPVAEVGRRLGMVSFFVAFACLTCMPIAGQILLKDNGSFDGCQAWAGVFMFCGGVTIFITKLTIPGKTWKSRF
- a CDS encoding uncharacterized protein (Compare to YALI0F17468g, no similarity), giving the protein MNDFEDDQKHKARTEPSGQPPKKRSRVTFSCLICRKRKMKCDRNLPCSTCKAANAAHLCRYDMNRSASPQDRDMPIPSDESMVAPTSAPGGGSAANSGSKKPRGRPKKSVAELTKMHQQLLEQNELKGETKELKDVVKQEFQSLPPQQQQHIPQQQQQQQQHQQQQTMRHVPQQQQQHMPQQAHQQQQFHALNQHQHQHLQQQHHAQQHHKPNGLTINTNDPATPVNQAVRKSSAASATPGRTPPNENSPRRGSAKKHLPPIGDTPSPSMSSPSSAFKSSADMLHQVVTRTATDTKYIGISSKFSLCMKPARQQLFGPFSSMSFFSENEHLQRFSKQVYEAKKQNYIKDKNAPVLMRHKNIFTDLPQKYRVGRGSFVGAGSHYGGTSAPGSTNSHANGGGAFNAAASPMDKTPASTSSSCSTMDCGDISKSFPFDSPNGIYEVLELVPPKPLTYFLVDKYMNSVNRFFYTVIPKSFYECLDEFFIQKQRILNREIPATVKTVDLRQVAQILLILRLARITLPFDWVVPEYLVGGNSNSTTGGSNNDGSSASSPPASADTSDVYLGAGLSQIAENCLNHIGYLRKANLRVLQVLCLLKITAMCDPDAGDSADGCDSCNLTGLIIQISISMGLHMDPSHFSKVSPTIAHLWRMLFGFIVTLDAHRSMELALPPSLPLECSDTDILFERHSLPDDLLSPGEEQHIYHRRKQLRWAFISLDVVRGLLRTTVHVTPDGMGTSPQAMGKEYFDAIERKLEAFENDMNPYYEEILSALQAPESRDSDYRTVDGHAAAQRLSLYMTLVRLRLGYYLCAGNFMDAAEVKTKVVTCALKMCDIMQAAMERPHLFSGFMWYVHFVNLRNFTFSFGTCISAYLNEINTRRAERDMPIITPAVNRKYNDMTFDYSPDKIRDPKRLIQAAIRTHRWVRSLSQRYYVAWKCHAVIVGLLRGARLEVLAQYIDAQEYKRLEKEGHRDNTFVGPYAPQMREPTTMSVTKNDWGRDITSENYDREQSELRAAEERANRQGQGPESMSAPAAQSQDQIGQGNQQQQMEWQGDNNMFQNNGLMEPPFLEDPIIDDPTFDTLGSTLGLPSLIAEEWANIEDSLFDDLNSSRFYMSMDQNFNNTSTATDNYEVTSPSQIVGFF